The following proteins are encoded in a genomic region of Candidatus Methanomethylophilaceae archaeon:
- a CDS encoding leucine-rich repeat domain-containing protein, with protein MGHFCESKGMRAWRMVAAAAVILAAAAFLIAALPDGSDGAGSGKCGDNLTWELDDAGNLTISGSGGMYDYKNHNGTYGPWGGLGIMSVRFEGPVTSIGNNAFSGCTSLASVTIPDSVKTIGARAFWNCNSLTSVDIPDSVTDIGSGAFSGCKALTSVTIPDSVTAINGLFSGCSSLVSVDIPDSVTEIWRYAFANCSSLSSITIPDSVTYIGEFAFEYCTSLTSVTIPDSVTEIKAYAFSYCRSLASIDISNSVTTIGGVFYGCSSLTSVTIPDSVTTIGMYAFEYCTSLTSVSIPDSVTYIGNYAFAYCRSLASINIPGSVNTIRENAFHGVRFLDENGSVLSNTPDKLSGFYYEGHGGVLKRVTDKFVSDGLVFMLDPSGGADAVLAGYTEPMARLEVPAEVSYGGKSYAVSGIGPKAFYGLSGLISADLGGVSDIGMKAFARCGSLESVGFGGSLGEIGAYAFFGCGSLASVTIPDSAVSIGKSAFSGCTALSSVDIPGSVESIGENAFYGIRFLDERGNALDCSAGSLGGHAYEGRCCVLQRVADGFEFVSGGLVFKVDWSGDEDATLIGYSEPMAHLSVPASVAYGGKEYPVSDIGPKAFCGCGSLVSADLGSVSGIGMKAFARCSALESIDFGGSLRSVGGYAFYGCDSLASVVIPDSAVSIGKCAFLFCVSLAEAVIPDSVETIRDRAFYGCGSISSVAIGSSVVSIGPGAFHGLAFFDESGNELPRTAKAFAGHLYTGDGDGRLFRSAA; from the coding sequence ATGGGACACTTCTGCGAATCCAAAGGAATGAGAGCCTGGCGCATGGTCGCTGCCGCCGCTGTGATCCTGGCCGCGGCGGCGTTCCTCATTGCCGCATTGCCGGACGGCTCGGACGGGGCCGGATCCGGCAAATGCGGGGACAATCTGACGTGGGAGCTCGACGATGCCGGCAACCTGACTATCTCCGGCAGCGGCGGGATGTATGACTATAAAAATCATAATGGTACTTACGGGCCATGGGGCGGCCTTGGGATAATGTCTGTCCGCTTCGAAGGCCCGGTCACGTCCATCGGGAATAATGCGTTCTCCGGCTGCACATCCCTGGCCTCCGTCACAATCCCGGACTCGGTCAAGACCATTGGGGCGAGGGCGTTCTGGAACTGCAACTCTCTGACCTCCGTGGACATCCCGGACTCGGTCACGGACATCGGGTCAGGAGCGTTCAGCGGTTGCAAGGCGCTAACCAGCGTGACCATCCCGGACTCGGTCACGGCCATCAATGGTTTGTTCTCCGGCTGCTCCTCCCTCGTCTCCGTGGACATCCCGGATTCGGTTACTGAGATATGGAGATACGCGTTCGCCAATTGCTCCTCCCTGTCATCTATCACCATACCCGATTCGGTCACGTATATCGGGGAATTTGCGTTCGAGTACTGCACCTCCCTCACCTCCGTCACCATCCCGGATTCGGTCACGGAAATCAAGGCTTACGCGTTCTCCTACTGCCGCTCCCTGGCTTCCATAGACATCTCGAATTCGGTCACGACCATCGGGGGTGTGTTCTACGGCTGCTCCTCCCTCACCTCCGTCACCATCCCGGATTCGGTCACGACCATCGGGATGTATGCGTTCGAGTACTGCACCTCTCTCACCTCCGTCTCCATACCCGATTCGGTCACGTATATCGGGAATTATGCGTTCGCCTACTGCCGCTCCCTAGCATCAATAAACATCCCTGGCTCCGTCAACACGATCAGGGAAAACGCGTTCCACGGGGTCAGGTTCCTGGACGAGAACGGGAGCGTCCTCTCCAATACTCCGGATAAGCTCAGCGGATTCTATTACGAAGGGCATGGGGGCGTGCTGAAACGTGTGACGGACAAATTCGTCTCGGACGGACTGGTGTTCATGCTGGATCCCTCCGGCGGTGCGGATGCCGTCCTGGCCGGTTATACAGAGCCTATGGCGCGCCTGGAGGTCCCGGCGGAGGTGTCCTACGGGGGCAAGAGTTACGCTGTCTCCGGCATAGGCCCCAAGGCATTCTATGGTCTCTCAGGGCTGATATCCGCCGATCTGGGCGGCGTATCTGATATAGGGATGAAGGCCTTCGCCCGCTGCGGGTCGCTGGAAAGCGTCGGATTCGGCGGTTCCCTCGGGGAGATAGGTGCGTACGCTTTCTTCGGGTGCGGTTCCCTCGCCTCCGTCACCATCCCGGATTCGGCAGTGTCCATAGGGAAGAGCGCGTTCAGCGGCTGCACTGCGCTGTCCAGCGTAGATATACCGGGCTCCGTGGAATCCATCGGGGAGAACGCGTTCTACGGGATCAGGTTCCTCGACGAGAGAGGGAACGCCCTGGACTGCTCGGCCGGCAGCCTGGGCGGGCACGCATACGAGGGGCGCTGCTGCGTGCTCCAGCGCGTGGCGGACGGCTTCGAGTTCGTCTCCGGCGGCTTGGTCTTCAAGGTGGACTGGTCCGGCGACGAGGATGCCACCTTGATTGGCTACTCCGAGCCGATGGCGCACCTGTCTGTCCCGGCCTCGGTAGCATACGGCGGGAAGGAATATCCCGTCTCCGACATCGGCCCCAAGGCCTTCTGCGGATGCGGATCCCTGGTCTCGGCGGATCTCGGAAGCGTCTCCGGGATAGGCATGAAGGCGTTCGCCCGCTGCTCGGCGCTGGAAAGCATCGACTTCGGCGGTTCTTTGAGGTCAGTCGGGGGATACGCGTTCTACGGTTGCGATTCCCTGGCATCCGTGGTAATCCCCGATTCCGCGGTGTCCATAGGCAAGTGCGCGTTCCTGTTCTGCGTGTCGCTCGCGGAAGCTGTCATCCCCGATTCGGTGGAGACCATCAGGGACCGCGCGTTCTACGGTTGCGGCTCCATTTCCTCGGTGGCCATAGGGAGCTCGGTCGTGTCGATCGGCCCCGGCGCGTTCCACGGGCTCGCCTTCTTCGACGAGAGCGGGAACGAGCTTCCGAGGACCGCCAAGGCCTTCGCCGGCCACCTGTACACGGGAGACGGCGACGGCCGGCTGTTCCGCTCCGCGGCCTGA
- a CDS encoding site-specific integrase encodes MDPLLADEGPKGIREYDLGSMQALEYHEGILSRYGDRSSGHFLISTGKRSIGRPMSARALQTVLERLAERSGVPFSPHCLRRLLVTTMSDAGVDLDTIRRMMRHSSIDTTLRRYFRANPRSMGAAVGAGPRLTRPAKLFNPLSDSLPQGEEEHRPGSGRVPLPAILAFDLACPNSALTVRVHSDVF; translated from the coding sequence GTGGACCCTTTATTGGCAGACGAGGGACCGAAGGGCATCAGGGAGTACGACCTCGGCTCCATGCAGGCCCTCGAGTACCACGAGGGGATACTGAGCAGGTACGGGGACAGGTCCAGCGGCCACTTCCTAATCAGCACCGGGAAGCGCAGCATCGGTAGGCCCATGTCGGCCAGGGCCCTCCAGACTGTTCTCGAGAGGCTGGCGGAGCGGTCGGGGGTGCCATTCAGCCCCCACTGCCTTCGGCGCCTCTTAGTGACGACCATGAGCGACGCCGGGGTGGACCTCGACACCATCCGCAGGATGATGCGCCACTCGTCGATAGACACCACCCTCCGCCGCTACTTCCGCGCCAACCCGCGCAGTATGGGCGCGGCCGTCGGGGCCGGCCCTCGTCTGACCCGCCCCGCCAAACTTTTTAACCCCCTTTCTGATAGCCTCCCTCAAGGGGAGGAGGAGCACCGTCCGGGTTCCGGAAGGGTGCCGCTTCCCGCCATTCTCGCCTTCGATCTGGCCTGTCCCAATTCTGCGCTCACGGTTCGAGTTCACTCGGACGTGTTTTAG